Part of the Cherax quadricarinatus isolate ZL_2023a chromosome 4, ASM3850222v1, whole genome shotgun sequence genome, ATAAGGCCTGGCATAAACgaggttgtgtttggtggtgaTGAGACTCTTGTTCTTGCCACAAGACAGGAGGGCGCTGGTAGCTGTGTGATAAATTCTCACCCAGTCTCCGTGAGCTAGAAACTCTGGTTCTCCGCTGTAGAACCCGTCAGACAGGTCAGGGTCCTCCTCGGGGAAGAGAAGCTTGCTGTGGAAGACCAGTGAGATGAGGGTGTGAAGAGTTATGAGAGGGGAGAATTGTCCTCTTCAGAGGGTAGAGTATAGAATCATTTGGGTAGAGAGAGTGGAAGATTTGTATCTCAGTCAGCGCTACATCCACGTTGATTATTCATTAAATTTAGTGGTGAAGAGTCTTCAAAGGGACAAATGTACAAGTAAACAACAAGAGACAACGAATCTCCTGTTGTTTACTTGTACATAACAGGAAAGAGAGACGTGGAAGTACTCACAAGTGATTGTTTATGTCTTTGGCTCTGAATCCTGTAACCTGCTGCAGCTTCTTGGGAAAGACTCTCTCAGGGTAGGTCAGGTTGTGGCTGTGTAGGTACACCCCAGCCAGGTTGTCGTTCCTCAGGGTCACCACGCTCCCGTAGGCCACCTCTGCGGTTGTCACAGATCAGGTCAGGTCATCAGGTGCCCGGTTAGGCCACCGAACAATCAACTTAGATTATTTTTTACACAACTTTGAGCACTCTTGCCAAAGATCAATAAATAGTTAGCCACGAATCTCAAGGGGTTAATCTGTATGGGtttgaaggtagagagagagagagagagagagcaacatacCATCAGGTTGGGATACATTATTCAGTTGGTTGTCCTTCAAAGTCATCTGGAAGCCTGGACTAAAGTGAGCTTCCTCTGCAGCAAACACACTGGCTCTGCAGGAAAACATACACCTGCTTCACAATCCTCATACTGATATACTGAAAATACAACTTTCTTTGCTACTAGTACTGACTCTAACTAACAACTACCAACCCTGTCTAGAGCAGGTAACTCTCTATGGAAGACAATATGCTGGGTCCATGACGAGGGACTGTCTACCTTTACTTCTCAATTCTGATTCTCACTCCTGTAAGGATGGCTACACCCAAGAGATGTCTTTTTAATTCTGGCTCTTCAATAAAGATATTTAAGTGTCTTTATTGCTGGTAAGCTTTTCCTGCAATACAGGCTATTTCAGACGAATATAGGAGACTACAGCTCCGAGACTGTACAAgagaggtaattttgaggtggcACTGGCTTGCCCTGGCTGTTGCAATGTTGCACTGCCTTCCCCTGGATGTTGCAACGTTGCACTGGCTTGCCCTGGTTGTTGCAATACGGCGCTGGCTGGCCCTGGGGGGAGGGTCTTGAGTGACACTCACGCCTTGAAGAGCAGATGGTCATGGATGCAGAAGACAGCGAGGTAGATCACAGCAGGCAGAAGGATGAGGCAGAGTACTCTGGAGACCAGATGCTGCATCACATTAACCTGAAGAAATGAAtaccaagtgagagagagagagagagggagagagagagagagagagagagagagagagagagagagagagagagagagagagagagagagagagagagagagagagagagagagagagagagagagagagagagagagagagagagtctgaatTATTTCCCAATATCCATGAACATTAAATTCCACACTGCAGAAAATAATGGCATTTAAGAAATCTGTAAAATCGTAAACAGGAGTATATAAGAATATAATATTGCAACAAAAGCAGAAATGGAATAGGATGAAGAAGAAATAGAAGACAGGAAGGCATATGTGAAGGAAAAGATACGAGAAGCTAAGAAGGAAGAGAAGTTGGAGAGAAcgcagggaaggaggaggaagataaggagaaGAGTACATGAAGACAAATAACAGAGGACTTTGAAGTCCACATGTAGGctatctactgagaagaactatctgtTAGTATCTAAATTAAGAGCTGTCTGAGTCAAGAATAGAGAAACAGGAGGaagaggactaggaggaggacgaggaggaggattaTTGAACGaaatacagtgactggagcaatacacaaataaccgcacataggagagagagagagaggcttacgACTATGTTTCgggccgacttggaccatttacagagtcaaAAGAGGATTAGATACTTACAAGAGGTCGGTATGTTTGACCCAGCATGTTCCACAGGTCAAGGGCAGCATAGCAACCCACAACACCAACCACGAACAGACCCACGAATTTCACACTCATGACACAGCCCAACATTATCCCGGTGTAGGTGTAACTCAGCCACCACGATCTCGTGAACGACCTGTCAACACAAATATGAGCGTTAATGGCCTTCCAGGGGAGACATGAAGATCAACCAGCTGTCAGCGGAGGGATGAACGTCAATGACCTGCCAAGAGGGCTGTGAACATATTTCATTTGTCACTGGAGTTACGAATCTGTGCTGATCGACGTCCTGTGAATGTAACTTTTCGCCTCTGAGCACATATACGACCCTCATGATACCCTGTGAACGACCTGCCAGGAAGAGTTTATTAAAGGAGATATCTAAAACTCGCCTACATGGTTGCGATGTACGAATGTAGTTAGGTTTCCGAGGTTaacttaaaaaataaaaacataaaAATAATGAAGGCTGGATATCCCCGACTCAGCGACTAGCATAGTGACTGGAGTACGAGAGAAGAATTATAATTATTGATATTATCATCAAGGGAGAATGTTGGATGAGTCTTTGACTAGTATCAAGACACTTCTTTAAGGGAACGAGTAAAGAAGAGCCAGGGAGTTTTTGGTCGAACTGGATGCTTCAGAAACAAGCTCTGAGAATCATGAAGGCGTTTACATTAACAAGCTGGGAGTCGAAGAATTACACACTGAAAAAACCACTTGTGGGCGGCAAGATTCCACAATAATGATTCCCAAATTTGCAAAAGTGTTTCATGGTTCTCTTAACCATTTACATAAAGCATGGAGTTAGTGGATAATATTACTGGTACATATTCTAAGCTAAAATTTTCCGTAACGATGTTGTGGAGTTTTCAATCAAGTTGTGTGTAGACGTCTCACATATATAATTAATGTGTATAGGACGTCTCGGATATAAAAGAGTGGCAGGGGAGCTAGTCTGGTAAATAAGTGAGGCAGTAACTTCCACTTAAAACACTGGAGTGTATTCCTTAATGAGCAGATGGATATGGATTTCTATAAACAGTTTTGCATCGGAAATATTTCCAACTAAACCGAATGAGCCTTTACTTCAAGTAACTGGCGTTCCTTTTACTTAAAGAATCAGATATTGCCACACTAATCCATTGCTTCCCGACTCCACTGACTCACCATCCCACTGCCTCACCATCTCACTGACACGCCATTCAATTGACACaccatcccactgacacagcatTCAACTGACACATCATCCCACTGCCTCACCATACTACTGCCTCAccataccactgcctcaccataccACTGCATCACCAACCCACTGCCTCACCATCTCACTGACTCACCTGTCAGCAGCGTTGTGCGAGAGACACAGTCCGTGGAAAGAAGCCAGAACGAAGAACATCAGCAGTGGGTCCAATAGGATGAATTTGCTGAGGGTAATGGTACCCACCTCTGATTTCGGAAGTCGCAGCCATCATCAGAACCGCAACACATACAAAAGAATGAAATACgagatacattatatacattgccATCTAATGTTTATATGTAAAAGCATCTACGTATTAATTTTAATGGAAGGACTGATGTATATAAAGTGTATATAGACCGAAATACAGAAAATTGTTTTGCTGAAGTTCATGTTTCCAATACTTTGGAAACAATGTAAtagagggtatatacactgagagttgtatatccCAGTATATACATACTGGGATATACACTGCAGTTTTATATAGCATTAGGAGACAGGTATGGTTTACGTACCAAAGGTGAGGAGGGTAGCAGCCAGGGCAGCGGTGGGCAGGGATCGTGTGAGTACCCACACCGTGTGGAAGCCCATGGGTATCATCCCAGCCCCAAGCAGGGCACAACCCTAGGGAAAGAACACCCCACAGGGTGGCAGGTCATCACTGGGTCAGCTGCGGCGATGTCAGGAATATGTCATGGGTGGtatgccagagagagagagagagagagagagagagagagagagagagagagagagagagagagagagagagagagagagagagtactcaccACTCTCATGGGCATGATGCCATGATATCCATCGTACGGGGTGTTGGGTGTTGCGAAGGAGTGAGTGCCATTGTAGCCACCCAGGTACCCGAACAGTGCCAGCAGCAACTACAAGGAGACAAGTGCCAAGTGTACACGCTTAACCACCTACCAAAAGGCACTTTCTTGTATGCACTTATGTCACGCTTATTAAGCACAACTTTTGCAGTGTTTTGATAAGTTGCTCTaatacgcgcgcacacacacacacacacacacacacacacacacacacacacacacacacacacacacacatacacacacacacacatacacacacacacatacacacacacacacacacacacacacacacacacacacacacacacacacacacacacacacacacacacacacacacacacaccttgcctcCTGGTGGGTGAACGTCCATAAAGAATGTCCTGTTGATGTACCATCCAACCATCTTCCCAAAGTGAGCCTCGTCCCATCTGTTGACAAGGAGACAttgtaaatatatacatatatatgtatatatatatatatatatatatacatatatatatatatatatatatatatatatatatatatatatatatatatatatatatatatatattatatatataatatatatataatatatatatattatatatatattatatatattatatatatacaaaatcacagtaaacaggtgatatcacaatatgcaaaacaagtactgtgaaaaaatagtgaacttccaagagttttcgtgatttttcacattatcggCGTGAGAaaccatgagagagagagagagagagagagagagagagagagatggttgtTACTTACACAACTCTATATGGCATGGTGATGTAGTGTAGTCTAGAGTAGACAGCAGCAACCATAAACATCCACcagacactccaccacactgcctcactaccaccatccctgcaaccgtcacaacaataacaaaatcACAAAATGCAAGGGTAGATACAAGGGTAGATACAAGGGTAGATACAAGGGTAGATACAAGGGTAGATACAAGGGTAGATACAAGGGTAGATACAAGGGTAGATACAAGGGTAGATACAAGGGTATATACAAGGGTATATACAAGGGTATATACAGGGGTATATACAAGGGTATATACAAGGGTATATACAAGGGTATATAGAAGGGTATATACAAGGGTAGATACAAGGGTATATACAAGAACAGATACAAGGGTATATACAAGGGTATATACAAGGGTAGATACAAGGGTATATACAGGGGTAGATACAAGGGTATATACAAGGGTAGATACAAGGGTATATACAAGGGTAGATACAAGGGTATATACAAGGGTAGAAACAAGGGTATATACAAGGGTAGATACAAGGGTAGATACAAGGGTATATACAAGGGTATATACAACGTATATACAAGGGTAGATACA contains:
- the LOC128684492 gene encoding protein O-mannosyl-transferase 2-like, translating into MGGTEKVEESLKSERSKQVTSEAKPDFRKRLLITLDSFRDGGSEAVWWSVWWMFMVAAVYSRLHYITMPYRVVWDEAHFGKMVGWYINRTFFMDVHPPGGKLLLALFGYLGGYNGTHSFATPNTPYDGYHGIMPMRVGCALLGAGMIPMGFHTVWVLTRSLPTAALAATLLTFEVGTITLSKFILLDPLLMFFVLASFHGLCLSHNAADRSFTRSWWLSYTYTGIMLGCVMSVKFVGLFVVGVVGCYAALDLWNMLGQTYRPLVNVMQHLVSRVLCLILLPAVIYLAVFCIHDHLLFKAASVFAAEEAHFSPGFQMTLKDNQLNNVSQPDEVAYGSVVTLRNDNLAGVYLHSHNLTYPERVFPKKLQQVTGFRAKDINNHFKLLFPEEDPDLSDGFYSGEPEFLAHGDWVRIYHTATSALLSCGKNKSLITTKHNLVYARPYNLTDPPQVDAASEVFNVDPSKISSAGVSPWQMWMVHLEGGKPGDKVRTLHSRIQFLCIPNNCALTWPRAPLPVTWGGGQAEVTCSNNLKDPYTTWMVEQHFNPYLKNKTFTHLRSGFVSRLVESHRVMTWVNSRLKPVGEQRYNSHRPWMWPVCFKSQVWYDVNFRIVLLGNPVIFWINLVFLFVAPLLLLHHYYKHKRGYTPSPRLAERKERIVFAVKWLFLAYLLHYVPFYTMDRILYYHHYFPALQFSSMLTAVVLGYFLESLPSWLSPDTARLAFHWTTASFFAIFAYSFHKFCYVGYGHPTVSGFNPDNSTFKDIRFFDEWEI